A section of the Saccharopolyspora gregorii genome encodes:
- a CDS encoding ester cyclase: MAAGQDSPRKQRIRAAWTACWDRGDVDALDELLAPGYARTSASDGAVQDRAGFKESILTTRDAFPDLTTEVEELVEEGDRVVIRWRSRGTHTETFLDVPPTGRAVEVVGVTFATFDGDRVTAEWVTWDPRQLLRALGIISIGEGQR, translated from the coding sequence ATGGCCGCAGGACAGGACTCGCCGCGCAAGCAGCGGATTCGCGCAGCGTGGACCGCGTGCTGGGACCGCGGGGACGTCGACGCGCTCGACGAGCTGCTGGCCCCGGGCTACGCGCGGACCTCGGCGTCCGACGGCGCGGTGCAGGACCGCGCCGGCTTTAAGGAATCCATCCTGACCACCAGGGACGCGTTCCCCGACCTCACCACCGAGGTGGAGGAACTGGTGGAGGAGGGCGACCGGGTGGTGATCCGCTGGCGCAGCCGCGGCACCCACACCGAGACCTTCCTGGACGTGCCGCCCACCGGCCGCGCCGTCGAGGTCGTCGGCGTCACCTTCGCCACCTTCGACGGCGACCGGGTGACCGCGGAATGGGTCACCTGGGACCCGCGCCAGCTGCTGCGGGCGCTGGGCATCATCTCGATCGGGGAGGGACAGCGATGA
- a CDS encoding amino acid synthesis family protein, with protein sequence MNIRKIVSYTEDVLTEGGRPVDPRARTAVVLAVLQNPWAGRGFVEDLAPGIEEFASPLGALLAPRVVEALGEPIEAYGKAAVVGLDGEVEHGSALIHTLKFGDHFRQAASATTLLPAVEKRAAAGTTFDIPLKHITDATIRSHHQSIEVRLADAPRADEIVVGLAAAAQGRPQARLAPLSSER encoded by the coding sequence ATGAACATCCGCAAGATCGTGAGCTACACCGAGGACGTGCTCACCGAAGGCGGCCGCCCGGTGGACCCGCGAGCGCGCACCGCTGTGGTGCTGGCGGTGCTACAGAACCCGTGGGCCGGCCGCGGATTCGTCGAAGACCTCGCACCGGGCATCGAGGAGTTCGCGTCCCCGCTGGGCGCGCTGCTCGCACCCCGCGTGGTGGAGGCGCTGGGCGAGCCGATCGAGGCATACGGCAAGGCCGCCGTCGTCGGGCTGGACGGCGAGGTCGAGCACGGGTCGGCACTGATCCACACCTTGAAGTTCGGCGACCACTTCCGGCAGGCCGCGAGCGCCACCACGCTGCTGCCCGCGGTGGAGAAGCGCGCGGCGGCCGGCACCACCTTCGACATCCCGCTCAAGCACATCACCGACGCGACGATCCGCTCGCACCACCAGAGCATCGAGGTGCGGCTGGCCGACGCACCGCGCGCCGACGAGATCGTGGTCGGGCTGGCCGCGGCGGCGCAGGGCCGCCCGCAGGCGCGGCTCGCCCCGCTGTCGAGCGAGCGATGA
- a CDS encoding GntR family transcriptional regulator: MQETGTRAAGMQARGARARVLDGLREAIIRGEHQPGALLSEGTLAETYGTSRTPIREALQQLQTEGLVEVVPRVGSFVREPSRRELGELFQLKAVLEGLGVQLLAQRGRVAEVDLLRDNLAESERAVADGDVERYAQLVHDFHGLVIQGADNSRLAEHYQMLMNQLAYHRVVMNTLRHPGRLGASLHEHHEVFKRIVDKDAFGAEQAMRDHVRCSEREAMTHREQPAPE; encoded by the coding sequence ATGCAAGAGACCGGAACACGGGCCGCTGGTATGCAAGCCCGGGGCGCTCGGGCCCGAGTGCTGGACGGTTTGCGCGAGGCGATCATCCGCGGCGAGCACCAGCCCGGTGCGCTGCTGTCGGAAGGCACCCTCGCCGAGACCTACGGCACGAGCCGGACTCCCATCAGGGAAGCCCTCCAGCAGCTCCAGACCGAAGGCCTGGTCGAGGTCGTCCCCCGCGTCGGCAGCTTCGTGCGCGAACCGTCCCGGCGCGAACTCGGCGAGCTGTTCCAGCTGAAGGCGGTGCTGGAGGGGCTCGGCGTGCAGCTGCTGGCGCAGCGGGGCCGCGTCGCGGAGGTCGATCTGCTGCGCGACAACCTCGCCGAGTCCGAACGCGCCGTCGCCGACGGCGACGTGGAGCGCTACGCCCAGCTGGTGCACGACTTCCACGGCCTGGTCATCCAGGGCGCGGACAACAGCAGGCTCGCCGAGCACTACCAGATGCTGATGAACCAGCTCGCCTACCACCGGGTCGTGATGAACACGTTGCGCCACCCGGGACGGCTGGGCGCCTCGCTGCACGAGCACCACGAGGTGTTCAAGCGGATCGTGGACAAGGACGCCTTCGGCGCCGAGCAGGCCATGCGCGACCACGTCCGGTGCAGCGAGCGCGAGGCCATGACCCACCGGGAGCAGCCCGCCCCGGAGTGA
- a CDS encoding NAD(P)-dependent oxidoreductase → MQIVVLGATGRTGGAAVEHALDRGYGVTAYARNPDAITPRPGLAVVGGAVDDGPAMTAAFAGHDAVVSCLGARVGAGYLWHGTDFQRRSLPRVIDALDAAAVPRFVLLSSLGIGDTARKQSFVPRLFARTLAKRLFDDKLAAERDLPRCAADWTAVYPVTLKSGPADEDRELAPLDEVTAVLGRPVLTFATVAAALIDLVPEQGGPRRLVLTARGAWR, encoded by the coding sequence ATGCAGATCGTCGTCCTCGGCGCGACCGGGCGGACCGGCGGCGCCGCCGTCGAGCACGCCCTCGACCGCGGGTACGGGGTGACCGCGTACGCGCGGAACCCCGACGCGATCACCCCGCGCCCCGGGCTGGCGGTCGTCGGGGGAGCGGTCGACGACGGCCCGGCGATGACGGCGGCCTTCGCCGGGCACGACGCCGTCGTCTCCTGCCTCGGCGCCCGCGTCGGAGCCGGATACCTGTGGCACGGCACCGATTTCCAGCGGCGCAGCCTGCCGCGCGTCATCGACGCGCTCGACGCGGCGGCGGTGCCCCGGTTCGTGCTGCTGTCCTCGCTGGGCATCGGGGACACGGCCCGGAAGCAGTCGTTCGTGCCGCGGCTGTTCGCCCGCACCCTCGCGAAGCGGCTGTTCGACGACAAGCTCGCCGCCGAGCGGGACCTGCCGCGGTGCGCGGCGGACTGGACCGCGGTCTACCCGGTGACGTTGAAGTCCGGCCCGGCCGACGAGGACCGCGAGCTCGCCCCGCTGGACGAGGTGACCGCGGTTCTCGGCAGGCCGGTGCTGACCTTCGCCACCGTCGCGGCCGCCCTGATCGACCTGGTGCCGGAGCAGGGCGGTCCGCGGCGGCTCGTCCTCACCGCGCGCGGGGCCTGGCGCTGA
- a CDS encoding aldehyde dehydrogenase, with protein MSTELPRYEHYIAGEWVAPADGGYFASTNPTTARPWYEAARGTEADVDRAVRAARAAFEAPSWRDLSQTARGRLLRRLGDLVAENAEDLARTETLDNGKLLREMRSQLAGIPEYFYYYAGYADKIHGEVIPANSTKLLNYTQREPVGVVGAITPWNSPLMLTTAKIAPALAAGNTVVIKPSEHTSASLLKLVPLFEQAGFPPGVVNVVTGFGADAGDALVQHPQVAKLSFTGSTATGSRISAACGSRFVPVTLELGGKSPNIVFADADTDSAAMGIVAGIFAAAGQTCIAGSRVFLQREVYDEVLEKVAARAASIKIGDPLEPETELGPVAFAEQRDKIEEYVRIGRDEGGRVLTGGERPDVGLDGYFYSPTVFVDTDNGMRVCQEEIFGPVLTVMPFDTEEEVVALANDTSYGLAAGVWTRDLARAHRLASVLEAGTVWVNTYRAMSPMSPRSGFKQSGVGIEHGTEVLREYTRLKSVWINTDESPARDPFVLGS; from the coding sequence ATGAGCACCGAACTCCCCCGCTACGAGCACTACATCGCAGGCGAGTGGGTCGCCCCGGCCGACGGCGGCTACTTCGCCAGCACCAACCCGACCACCGCGCGGCCCTGGTACGAGGCGGCGCGCGGCACCGAGGCCGACGTGGACCGCGCGGTGCGCGCCGCGCGGGCGGCGTTCGAGGCGCCGTCCTGGCGGGATCTGTCGCAGACCGCGCGCGGGCGGCTGCTGCGCAGGCTCGGCGACCTCGTCGCGGAGAACGCCGAGGACCTGGCCCGCACCGAGACCCTGGACAACGGCAAGCTGCTGCGCGAGATGCGGTCCCAGCTGGCCGGGATCCCGGAGTACTTCTACTACTACGCCGGTTACGCCGACAAGATCCACGGCGAGGTCATCCCCGCGAACAGCACCAAGCTGCTCAACTACACCCAGCGCGAGCCGGTGGGCGTGGTCGGGGCGATCACCCCGTGGAACTCGCCGCTGATGCTGACCACCGCGAAGATCGCGCCCGCGCTGGCCGCGGGCAACACCGTGGTGATCAAGCCGTCCGAGCACACCTCGGCGTCGCTGCTGAAGCTGGTGCCGCTGTTCGAGCAGGCCGGTTTCCCGCCGGGCGTGGTCAACGTGGTCACCGGGTTCGGCGCGGACGCCGGGGACGCGCTGGTGCAGCACCCGCAGGTCGCGAAGCTCAGCTTCACCGGCAGCACCGCGACCGGTTCGCGGATCTCCGCCGCCTGCGGTTCCCGGTTCGTGCCGGTGACGCTGGAGCTGGGCGGCAAGTCGCCGAACATCGTGTTCGCCGACGCCGACACCGACAGCGCCGCGATGGGCATCGTCGCCGGGATCTTCGCCGCGGCCGGGCAGACCTGCATCGCGGGCAGCCGGGTGTTCCTGCAGCGCGAGGTCTACGACGAGGTGCTGGAGAAGGTCGCGGCCCGCGCCGCCAGCATCAAGATCGGCGACCCGCTGGAGCCGGAGACCGAGCTCGGCCCGGTCGCGTTCGCGGAGCAGCGGGACAAGATCGAGGAGTACGTGCGGATCGGCCGCGACGAGGGCGGCCGGGTGCTCACCGGCGGCGAACGGCCGGACGTGGGCCTGGACGGCTACTTCTACTCCCCCACCGTGTTCGTGGACACCGACAACGGGATGCGGGTCTGCCAGGAGGAGATCTTCGGCCCGGTGCTGACGGTGATGCCGTTCGACACCGAGGAGGAGGTGGTGGCGCTCGCCAACGACACCTCCTACGGGCTGGCCGCCGGGGTGTGGACGCGGGACCTGGCGCGGGCGCACCGGCTCGCCTCGGTGCTGGAGGCCGGGACGGTGTGGGTGAACACCTACCGGGCGATGTCGCCGATGTCGCCGCGCTCCGGGTTCAAGCAGAGCGGGGTCGGCATCGAGCACGGCACCGAGGTGCTGCGCGAGTACACCCGGCTCAAGAGCGTGTGGATCAACACCGACGAGAGCCCGGCCCGGGACCCGTTCGTGCTGGGTTCCTGA
- a CDS encoding 3,4-dihydroxy-2-butanone-4-phosphate synthase: MTTTTADAGPAAPARPADPVAAALGGLAAGRAVVVLDDTGQEDAAHLVLAAEHATPPLVAFAVRHTSGLLRAAIDAGRADALRLPPMTRAGVRPGGAVPSVAVDAVRGVGTGISAADRARTIAALADPRTGPDDLARPGHVVPLRVDAGGVLGHRGPAEAAADLAALAGLHRAVAFGELVGLDDPTRLAGAAEARLFALEHELAVVSVDEVAEHRMRRDGLVERGAEARLPLPAGTFRAVGYRARDGREHLALVRGTPRGASPVHVHRECALGEVAAGLHCTCRAELDAALAAVAGRDDGVVVLLRAGGRAGSCGSATGAREARELELVAEAILADLRG, from the coding sequence ATGACCACCACCACCGCCGACGCCGGCCCGGCGGCACCGGCCCGGCCCGCCGACCCGGTGGCCGCCGCGCTCGGCGGGCTCGCCGCCGGGCGGGCCGTCGTCGTGCTCGACGACACCGGGCAGGAGGACGCCGCGCACCTCGTGCTCGCCGCCGAGCACGCCACGCCGCCGCTGGTCGCGTTCGCGGTCCGGCACACCTCCGGCCTGCTCCGCGCGGCGATCGACGCCGGGCGCGCCGACGCGCTGCGGTTGCCGCCGATGACCCGCGCCGGGGTGCGTCCCGGCGGCGCGGTTCCCTCGGTGGCGGTGGACGCGGTCCGCGGCGTGGGCACCGGGATCTCGGCGGCCGACCGGGCGCGCACCATCGCGGCGCTCGCCGATCCGCGCACCGGGCCGGACGACCTGGCGCGGCCCGGCCACGTGGTCCCGCTGCGGGTGGACGCCGGGGGCGTGCTCGGCCACCGGGGGCCCGCGGAGGCCGCCGCCGACCTGGCCGCGCTCGCCGGGCTGCACCGCGCGGTCGCGTTCGGCGAGCTCGTCGGCCTGGACGACCCGACCCGCCTGGCGGGGGCGGCCGAAGCCCGGCTGTTCGCGCTGGAGCACGAGCTGGCGGTGGTGTCCGTCGACGAGGTCGCCGAGCACCGGATGCGGCGGGACGGCCTGGTCGAGCGGGGCGCGGAAGCGCGGTTGCCGTTGCCGGCGGGGACTTTCCGCGCCGTCGGCTACCGCGCCCGCGACGGTCGGGAACACCTGGCGCTGGTGCGCGGCACGCCGCGGGGCGCGTCGCCGGTGCACGTCCACCGGGAGTGCGCCCTCGGCGAGGTCGCGGCCGGGCTGCACTGCACCTGCCGCGCCGAGCTGGACGCGGCGCTGGCGGCCGTGGCCGGGCGGGACGACGGCGTGGTCGTCCTGCTGCGCGCGGGCGGGCGCGCCGGGTCCTGCGGTTCAGCCACCGGGGCGCGGGAGGCGCGGGAACTGGAACTCGTCGCCGAGGCGATCCTCGCCGACCTGCGCGGCTAG
- a CDS encoding molybdopterin-binding protein yields the protein MEPPADARPRIPEQRAAPAPGQLLITGDVGGELVLDTAELDARATVQRRVHYRTRRCDQVHLVRGVPLHEVLVTAAPRLDGRHKMGLLNVVVLATSEDGFQVVLSLAEVDPEFGACSALLATRYNGRTLTRPTLVMPCDGRASRYVRQVCRLRLLNIAPAEDLVTAP from the coding sequence ATGGAACCGCCTGCGGACGCTCGGCCGCGCATCCCGGAGCAGCGGGCCGCGCCGGCCCCGGGGCAGCTGCTGATCACCGGTGACGTGGGCGGGGAGCTGGTGCTCGACACCGCCGAGCTGGACGCGCGGGCGACCGTGCAGCGGCGGGTCCACTACCGCACCCGGCGCTGCGACCAGGTGCACCTGGTGCGCGGGGTTCCGCTGCACGAGGTGCTCGTGACGGCGGCACCCCGGCTGGACGGGCGGCACAAGATGGGGCTGCTCAACGTGGTGGTGCTCGCGACCTCGGAGGACGGGTTCCAGGTGGTGCTGTCGCTGGCGGAGGTCGACCCGGAGTTCGGGGCGTGCTCGGCGCTGCTGGCCACCCGCTACAACGGGCGGACGCTGACCCGGCCGACCCTGGTGATGCCGTGCGACGGCCGCGCCAGCCGCTACGTGCGCCAGGTCTGCCGGTTGCGGCTGCTGAACATCGCCCCGGCCGAGGACCTGGTGACCGCGCCCTAG
- a CDS encoding flavin reductase family protein: protein MSTSTEQAVDPAAVREVHRRFVTGVTVVTAMDGDVPRGLAVNAFCSVSLEPPMVMVCVQTTSSTYPALVRADHLGINILAADQLPVAGVFASKSTDKFAEVDWSPGPHGSPLLTGSAASVEVEIGERLRAATHTVFVGRIVQAEHRDVDPLVYRAGKFFAPADMTPLSP, encoded by the coding sequence ATGAGCACGTCGACCGAGCAGGCCGTCGACCCCGCCGCGGTGCGCGAGGTGCACCGCCGCTTCGTCACCGGCGTCACCGTGGTGACCGCGATGGACGGCGACGTGCCGCGCGGGCTCGCCGTGAACGCGTTCTGCAGCGTCTCGCTGGAACCGCCGATGGTCATGGTCTGCGTGCAGACCACCTCCAGCACCTACCCGGCGCTGGTGCGCGCGGACCACCTCGGCATCAACATCCTCGCCGCCGACCAGCTGCCGGTCGCGGGAGTCTTCGCCTCCAAGAGCACCGACAAGTTCGCCGAGGTCGACTGGTCGCCCGGCCCGCACGGATCGCCGCTGCTGACCGGATCGGCGGCCTCCGTCGAGGTGGAGATCGGCGAACGGCTGCGCGCCGCCACTCACACCGTGTTCGTCGGCCGCATCGTGCAGGCCGAGCACCGCGACGTCGACCCGCTGGTGTACCGGGCGGGGAAGTTCTTCGCGCCCGCTGACATGACCCCGCTCAGCCCCTGA
- a CDS encoding amino acid synthesis family protein, with product MSGPRKVVTTTETVLRELGSPVESTAHRAAAAAVIPNPWAGRGHVADLSAEVERIAPGLARTLHDELTAALTTANGGEAEITAFGKAAIVGLDGEIEHGAALIHTPYFGNVLRELAGGTAVIVFSDERGPAGTTLTVPIWHKTDAATRSHYQTIPVRIPDAPAADEIVVIAAASTGPRPNARIGDRKTDPVVRLADLEDR from the coding sequence GTGAGCGGGCCGCGCAAGGTCGTCACGACGACGGAGACGGTGCTGCGCGAGCTGGGTTCCCCGGTGGAGTCCACCGCGCACCGGGCCGCCGCGGCCGCGGTGATCCCGAACCCGTGGGCGGGCCGCGGCCACGTCGCGGACCTCTCCGCGGAGGTGGAGCGGATCGCGCCCGGCCTGGCCCGCACCCTGCACGACGAGCTCACCGCGGCGCTGACCACGGCGAACGGCGGCGAGGCCGAGATCACCGCGTTCGGCAAGGCCGCCATCGTCGGCCTGGACGGCGAGATCGAGCACGGCGCGGCGCTGATCCACACCCCGTACTTCGGCAACGTGCTGCGGGAACTGGCGGGCGGCACCGCGGTCATCGTGTTCTCCGACGAGCGCGGGCCCGCCGGGACCACGCTGACCGTGCCGATCTGGCACAAGACCGACGCCGCCACCCGCTCGCACTACCAGACCATCCCGGTGCGCATCCCGGACGCGCCCGCCGCCGACGAGATCGTCGTCATCGCGGCCGCGTCGACCGGACCGCGCCCCAACGCCCGCATCGGCGACCGCAAGACCGACCCGGTGGTGCGGCTGGCAGACCTGGAGGACCGATGA
- a CDS encoding LLM class flavin-dependent oxidoreductase, whose product MRFSIFHNLGAPGRFGEYDQVMNETREFARYADQAGFWSIWYTEHHFGHEGYELIANPVLMGADIAARTENIRIGQAANIATFWHPLRLAEDIAQLDQLSGGRVEVGLGRGLYGREALNLNTLADPRDQEQNRALFDETVEILQKAWSNEFFSHDGRFYTFPAPGVRWEHPLSPATPEFTEDGVITKLAVTPRPYQRPHPPLWQVIDSPRSIQTAAQQGVQGLFWLPPISALKDRFQLYRDSAQAAGRDLALGEGIGLVRDVFVADTMEQARAQFEEALLTSYKWITHWRGLGNLMEAGEELTDAHELSFEFLEQRNLLVGTPEHVAGKIEELQEELNLEHLLLWTTHPGLRHEHAMRSLELFTEKVMPRFQGAGS is encoded by the coding sequence ATGCGTTTCTCCATCTTCCACAACCTCGGCGCACCCGGGCGGTTCGGCGAGTACGACCAGGTCATGAACGAGACCCGGGAGTTCGCGCGGTACGCGGACCAGGCCGGGTTCTGGTCCATCTGGTACACCGAGCACCACTTCGGCCACGAGGGCTACGAGCTGATCGCGAACCCGGTGCTGATGGGCGCGGACATCGCGGCCCGCACCGAGAACATCCGCATCGGGCAGGCCGCGAACATCGCCACGTTCTGGCACCCGCTGCGGCTGGCCGAGGACATCGCGCAGCTCGACCAGCTCTCCGGCGGCCGCGTCGAGGTCGGCCTGGGCCGCGGGCTCTACGGGCGGGAGGCGCTGAACCTCAACACGCTCGCCGACCCGCGCGACCAGGAGCAGAACCGGGCGTTGTTCGACGAGACCGTGGAGATCCTGCAGAAGGCGTGGTCGAACGAGTTCTTCTCGCACGACGGGCGCTTCTACACCTTCCCGGCCCCAGGCGTGCGCTGGGAGCACCCGCTCTCGCCGGCCACCCCGGAGTTCACCGAGGACGGCGTGATCACCAAGCTCGCCGTCACCCCGCGCCCCTACCAGCGCCCGCACCCGCCGCTGTGGCAGGTGATCGACAGCCCGCGGTCCATCCAGACCGCCGCCCAGCAGGGTGTGCAGGGCCTGTTCTGGCTGCCGCCGATCTCGGCGCTCAAGGACCGCTTCCAGCTGTACCGGGACTCCGCGCAGGCGGCGGGCCGGGACCTGGCGCTGGGCGAGGGGATCGGGCTGGTCCGCGACGTGTTCGTCGCCGACACCATGGAGCAGGCCCGCGCCCAGTTCGAGGAGGCGCTGCTGACCTCCTACAAGTGGATCACCCACTGGCGCGGGCTGGGCAACCTGATGGAGGCCGGCGAGGAGCTCACCGACGCCCACGAGCTGTCCTTCGAGTTCCTGGAGCAGCGCAACCTGCTCGTCGGCACCCCCGAGCACGTGGCGGGCAAGATCGAGGAGCTGCAGGAGGAGCTGAACCTGGAGCACCTGCTGCTGTGGACCACGCACCCCGGCCTGCGCCACGAGCACGCGATGCGCAGCCTCGAACTGTTCACCGAGAAGGTCATGCCGCGCTTCCAGGGCGCCGGCTCGTGA
- a CDS encoding purine-cytosine permease family protein, with translation MTHESAPTPQPAYGESVTTVEPFGVDHIPDSERHGKPSSQFFVWFAANLNFPIMMLGFNAIALGLSFTAAVTAVAAGALAGSLLMATMSRMGVRLGVPQQIQARGPLGFLGNFIPVAYINVFAGVGWASVTVILGGKAIAELLPVPFWVGSLLLTLVQLVVAIYGYNMIHYLERILAFVLLALFLLITVVALARGAGTFHADTAADGYIGGWGGWITFAGAFFAFLVAWSPFASDYSRYLPDTKRSGKLTALFTGLGTFITVFWLGVVGALLGNSATTSDSIAALHQLTGPFAVPALAAVILSALSQNFLNVYGGAISLQTLRVPLTRPQGVALICVLGFLISLWGETGIEAKFEVFLSLTAYFIAPFAAVLLLDYYVGGRSDRSRIGELYDRSRVVGWGFVAWAAGVLLSVPFWHSALYTGPIAAAHPEWGSLGNYVAAAVAAIAYLATRRLPYLWVRGSARRTGDEVPATSKS, from the coding sequence ATGACGCACGAGTCAGCGCCGACTCCGCAGCCCGCGTACGGCGAATCGGTGACGACGGTCGAGCCGTTCGGCGTCGACCACATCCCCGACTCCGAACGCCACGGCAAGCCGAGTTCCCAGTTCTTCGTCTGGTTCGCGGCCAACCTCAACTTCCCGATCATGATGCTCGGGTTCAACGCCATCGCGCTCGGCCTCAGCTTCACCGCCGCCGTCACCGCGGTCGCCGCCGGTGCCCTCGCCGGGTCGCTGCTGATGGCCACCATGTCCCGGATGGGCGTGCGGCTCGGCGTGCCGCAGCAGATCCAGGCCCGCGGCCCGCTCGGGTTCCTCGGCAACTTCATCCCGGTCGCCTACATCAACGTCTTCGCCGGGGTCGGCTGGGCGTCGGTGACGGTGATCCTCGGCGGCAAGGCCATCGCCGAGCTGCTGCCGGTGCCGTTCTGGGTGGGGTCGCTGCTGCTGACGCTGGTGCAGCTGGTGGTGGCGATCTACGGCTACAACATGATCCACTACCTGGAGCGGATCCTGGCGTTCGTGCTGCTCGCCCTGTTCCTGCTCATCACCGTGGTCGCGCTGGCGCGTGGTGCGGGCACCTTCCACGCCGACACCGCCGCAGACGGCTACATCGGCGGGTGGGGCGGGTGGATCACCTTCGCCGGTGCGTTCTTCGCGTTCCTGGTGGCGTGGTCGCCGTTCGCCTCCGACTACTCCCGCTACCTGCCGGACACCAAGCGCAGCGGCAAGCTGACCGCGCTGTTCACCGGCCTCGGTACCTTCATCACCGTGTTCTGGCTGGGCGTCGTCGGCGCGCTGCTGGGCAACAGCGCCACCACCAGCGATTCGATCGCGGCGCTGCACCAGCTCACCGGGCCGTTCGCGGTGCCCGCGCTGGCCGCGGTGATCCTCTCGGCGCTGTCGCAGAACTTCCTCAACGTCTACGGCGGGGCGATCTCGCTGCAGACGCTGCGGGTGCCGCTGACCCGGCCGCAGGGCGTGGCGTTGATCTGCGTGCTCGGCTTCCTGATCAGCCTGTGGGGCGAGACGGGGATCGAGGCGAAGTTCGAGGTCTTCCTGAGCCTGACCGCGTACTTCATCGCGCCGTTCGCCGCAGTGCTGCTGCTGGACTACTACGTGGGCGGGCGTTCGGACCGCAGCCGCATCGGCGAGCTCTACGACCGGAGCCGCGTCGTCGGCTGGGGCTTCGTGGCCTGGGCCGCCGGGGTGCTGCTGTCGGTGCCGTTCTGGCACTCGGCGCTCTACACCGGACCGATCGCCGCGGCGCACCCGGAGTGGGGTTCGCTCGGCAACTACGTCGCCGCGGCGGTGGCCGCGATCGCGTACCTGGCCACCCGCCGGTTGCCGTACCTGTGGGTGCGCGGTTCGGCGCGGCGCACCGGTGACGAGGTTCCGGCGACGTCGAAGTCCTGA
- a CDS encoding alpha/beta fold hydrolase — protein MTDQLVLLHGVGLDHRMWDRCTPELARDNPVLAPDLPGHGAGGAVEPDAGLDDLAAAVARRLDGPAHLVGFSLGALVAQCLAVRRPELVRSLVLVSSVAARSPEQSAAVGDRLRGVAQDFAGTAEAAVQRWMSPEWQAREPELADRLRTTLLGNDLDSYLACYRIFATADRELAPLLPGITAPTLAITGAEDPGSTPAMTEHLAATIPDAHAVVVPGVRHLLPLERPDRLVTEIRTHLTRTTVER, from the coding sequence ATGACCGACCAGCTGGTCCTGCTGCACGGCGTCGGCCTGGACCACCGCATGTGGGACCGGTGCACGCCGGAGCTGGCCCGGGACAACCCGGTGCTGGCCCCGGACCTGCCCGGGCACGGCGCGGGCGGGGCCGTCGAGCCGGACGCGGGGCTCGACGACCTCGCCGCGGCGGTGGCGCGGCGGCTGGACGGTCCCGCCCACCTGGTCGGGTTCTCCCTCGGCGCGCTGGTGGCGCAGTGCCTCGCGGTGCGCCGCCCCGAGCTGGTGCGGTCGCTGGTGCTGGTGAGCTCGGTGGCCGCGCGCAGCCCGGAACAGTCGGCCGCGGTCGGCGACCGGCTGCGCGGCGTGGCGCAGGACTTCGCCGGCACCGCCGAGGCCGCCGTGCAGCGGTGGATGAGCCCGGAATGGCAGGCGCGCGAACCGGAACTGGCCGACCGGCTGCGCACCACCCTGCTGGGCAACGACCTGGACTCCTACCTGGCCTGCTACCGGATCTTCGCGACCGCGGACCGGGAGCTCGCCCCGCTGCTGCCGGGGATCACCGCGCCGACGCTGGCGATCACCGGCGCCGAGGACCCCGGTTCGACGCCCGCGATGACCGAGCACCTGGCCGCGACCATCCCGGACGCGCACGCCGTCGTCGTCCCCGGTGTCCGGCACCTGCTGCCGCTGGAACGACCGGACCGGCTGGTCACCGAGATCCGCACGCACCTCACCCGCACGACCGTGGAGCGTTGA